A single Brassica rapa cultivar Chiifu-401-42 chromosome A04, CAAS_Brap_v3.01, whole genome shotgun sequence DNA region contains:
- the LOC103849208 gene encoding uncharacterized protein LOC103849208, producing the protein MADHLGLQVDPSHDLFTFVDCSLRNSRVIVRDLEVLIGNALVPVDFHVLDIKLNWKSSLYLGEPSYQQWKQCATCKPTSCIYHSSILMPTTTLFQSRSHRRPPEESMIKESLQHASVEPSTRPNTQRQSKLTLQHRSRVPIRNRPTLQKKNRSTVIKENGKTTTIFPLWQHTPCIHNYEEERAIEQRATLDEEDRLFHHLFWTKNSPSIDRYTTSIDTQPHQPNHLRASTDNAYFPSIDINVDATRDGDYSIGRWADNRYHESYAVENTYRDQRDDELNEGFTYEELLNMQRRDKTDQNRAAAAWERTRFSHPIDRESRPSIDTNHSKSNDISNTTSIDISPK; encoded by the coding sequence ATGGCAGACCATCTGGGTCTGCAAGTGGATCCATCACATGACTTATTTACTTTTGTGGATTGTTCCCTGCGGAACTCAAGAGTAATTGTGAGAGACCTAGAGGTgctgattggtaatgccctagtTCCAGTAGATTTCCATGTCTTGGATATCAAGCTGAACTGGAAGTCTTCTCTATACTTGGGAGAGCCTTCTTATCAACAGTGGAAGCAGTGTGCAACTTGCAAACCAACCAGTTGTATCTACCACTCATCGATCCTAATGCCCACTACGACCCTATTCCAATCAAGAAGCCACAGACGACCTCCAGAAGAATCAATGATCAAGGAATCATTGCAGCATGCCAGTGTGGAACCGAGTACGAGACCGAATACTCAGCGTCAGTCAAAACTCACACTGCAACATCGATCAAGAGTGCCAATCAGAAATCGACCGACACTCCAAAAGAAGAATCGGTCGACAGTAATCAAGGAGAATGGAAAAACGACTACTATATTCCCACTATGGCAACACACACCATGCATACATAATTATGAGGAAGAACGAGCTATAGAGCAAAGAGCGACTCTTGACGAGGAAGATAGACTTTTCCATCATTTGTTTTGGACAAAGAACTCGCCATCAATCGACAGATAcacaacatcgatcgacactcaacCTCACCAACCAAACCACCTTCGAGCATCGACCGACAACGCCTactttccatcgatcgacattaACGTCGATGCTACCAGAGACGGAGATTACTCAATTGGCAGGTGGGCAGATAATCGCTATCACGAGAGCTACGCAGTAGAGAACACATATCGTGATCAAAGAGATGATGAACTTAATGAGGGTTTCACATACGAGGAGCTTCTCAACATGCAAAGACGCGATAAAACAGATCAGAATCGAGCAGCAGCTGCTTGGGAAAGAACACGTTTCAGCCATCCGATCGACAGGGAGAGCcgtccatcgatcgacaccaatcattcaaaatcaaacgacaTCAGCAATACAACATCAATTGACATCAGTCCAAAATAG